GTGCGTGAGCCAGCATCGCTGACTCAAGCCCTTTCTTCCAGTAGAGATAACCTGCAATCAAACCGAAAGCTGAATTGCCGATGATAACAAACACGGTCAAAGCAGGCGTGGGTTCGGGAAACAACATCAAAGCGACGGGCAGATGACCGATACCGAATACCAGCGATGAAATCAGAATCGCGCTGACAACAAAAGCGGGCTTCGGTCTGTCTTGTCCTTGTTGCAGGAGTCGCCACATCGCCCACACGAGCAATGTCATCAACCCCCAACGCAGCAGTAATTCTTCAACGATGCCGCCGTATAGCAGGCGTGTCGGGAGCGGGAGCAATTTGCCAAACTCCCCGATTCGCGCTACAGCTTCGGGCGACAAAAACGGTTTCGCCACCGCAGCGATTAAAACGATGGCAACGCCGCCCGCCAAACCGCCAACGATGCCCGGAATGATTTGCGGCTTGAAGGCTGATACCGAATCGCCGCCACTCGCCACCGCTTCCGCCACTGGCGACGACAAACCGACTTTTGAAGCAAGACCAACTCCGATCAGAACGGTAACTGACAAAATAATCGCCTGTTGAATCAAGCTCAAAAGTTTCAACACCGGAATCGGCGGAATCTCTGTTCCCGCCGGAATCTGCGAAATTGCTAATAGCCCTTCCAAGTCAACCAGTAAAAACGAGAGAATTCCCGCCAAGCCTGCGAACCATAAAATGACAAACAGTCGAGTTTTGAAGCGCATAATAAAAACTAGCTGATGCTAAATTTAGGCCGTATAACGTCAAAAACCACGGGGTTGCGGCCGAACGATTGACCATCAAAAGACTCGCAGCCCGCGACTCCCGTGCATTTTATTGTGCATAGTTTCACCACCACTAACTGATCCCAGACAAGCTGATGACCATCCGAAAAGTAGCCTAAGTTCGCGCCTCCGTGGTCCAAGAATTGGGGACCACTTCACTCACCCTTGACGAGACGCACTGTTGGCCGACTTTTTTGCATCCCATGGTTCGCCGCCTTTCCCCGCAGCCTCGAACTGCCGGGAAGGTTTGCAATCGAAGATCCTAACACGAAGGACACCAAGAGCACGAAGCAAATCAGAGCACAAAACGCTTGATGCCCGCTTTAAGTTTGGTGACATTAAAGTTCATCAGCAGTCCGATCTCTATTTCCGCCAATGTCATATAGGCCAACAATTGGGCCTCATGAATGCCCAACAGTTTCTCTACGCTCTTCAACTCGATAATAAGCTGGTTCTCAACCAGGACGTCAATGCGCTATCCACAGTCGAGCATAACGTCTTTGTATCGCACCGGCTGTGCAAGTTGAAGCTGACAGGCAATTTTTGTCGACTCAATTCATGAGCCAGGCATTGTTCGTAGGCGGACTCGAGCAATTCCAGCCCTAGGTGTCGATGAACCTCAATAGCGCAACCTATTAAGCGGTTGGATAAATCGTCGAATTCCATCTTCATGCTCTTCGTGTCCTTCGTGGTGCCTATCATTTCTCGGCCTGTCGATCACATCAAAAGTGGCGAACGGGGGCCGTAACTGGGCGGCCGCCAAAGAGCTCGGCATTCAGGAAAGTCGCTTTCGGCCGCTCCGGTTCACGGCATGGTTAATTGGCTCCGTCTCGGTCTGAGCGCCAAATCTCGTCGTCCAATTCCCATCCACCTTCCACCCAAGACTCACGATCGAATGCGCCAGGATCGGCAGGGAATACTCTTGATCGTTCGCCCCAACGCCGCACGTCAATATTGTGGCTGCTTGCGGCCATCATTACCAACGCCTCGATTTCTCCGTTTGACCTAAACGAAGGGCCGGCAGCAGCGAAAGAACCCACGAGCACGTAAAGACAATGAACGAAAAAGTCGGCCTGTGGGCATGCCTCATCGGCCAGGCGGAATATCAAATCTGCATTTTCGCTAATTGCGACGCTCATGTCCCATTCTTCATCGGGCCAGCCAGCGATCGGATCACGTCCCCAATCACGTATCTCTTCGTGTGTGGGATTCCACGAATCCATGTGTGTTCTTTTGCCAATTAACGTTGGCGGTAACCCAGCCGCCGCGAGTGACTCTGATATTTGAAAACGCGCCGTCGGCGGCTCGGCGTGAAACGCTTGGTTCGCCTGGTCCTTCGTGAGTGGATCACCCAATACGATTGAATGTAAGACATCGGTTAGTGCTAAGTGCCATGCATGACCGAAAGTCGG
The genomic region above belongs to Pirellulaceae bacterium and contains:
- a CDS encoding CPBP family intramembrane metalloprotease, giving the protein MIQQAIILSVTVLIGVGLASKVGLSSPVAEAVASGGDSVSAFKPQIIPGIVGGLAGGVAIVLIAAVAKPFLSPEAVARIGEFGKLLPLPTRLLYGGIVEELLLRWGLMTLLVWAMWRLLQQGQDRPKPAFVVSAILISSLVFGIGHLPVALMLFPEPTPALTVFVIIGNSAFGLIAGYLYWKKGLESAMLAHALTHVVMLMASYFGAYF